The following proteins are encoded in a genomic region of Candidatus Eisenbacteria bacterium:
- the acpS gene encoding holo-ACP synthase: MFKGIGVDLVEIERFKHLQDKEEFLGQILTEKEILDIRGSDRQDFLQAKLFAVKEAVLKALGCGLQLGTHWHDIEISRDLKVTLSGAFERAARAKSVKKIHVSESHSEDYAAALVIIE, translated from the coding sequence ATGTTCAAGGGAATCGGCGTAGATCTCGTTGAGATAGAGAGGTTCAAGCACCTTCAGGATAAGGAAGAGTTTCTCGGCCAGATCCTGACCGAGAAGGAAATCCTGGACATTCGGGGAAGCGACAGGCAGGACTTCCTGCAGGCAAAGTTGTTTGCAGTGAAGGAAGCGGTCCTCAAGGCATTGGGCTGCGGTCTGCAGCTTGGCACTCACTGGCACGACATAGAGATATCCAGAGACCTGAAGGTGACTCTATCCGGCGCATTTGAGAGGGCGGCCAGGGCGAAGTCGGTCAAGAAGATTCACGTTTCAGAATCTCATTCAGAAGACTACGCGGCAGCTCTGGTCATTATCGAGTGA
- the acsA gene encoding acetate--CoA ligase encodes MSNIGPYEQKYKTFDWNAASEEFQYGKGGLFNIGYYCSDRICEKGLGQKLAFLWEGFDGHVRKFTYDDIRICSNTFAKFLKDIGLNAGDRICIFMDRIPELYISFIGILKMGGIAQPLFSAFGDEALLTRLDDAKTKAILTTKRHAGKVRRIRKHLPELANVLIVDADDKEPEKDEIHFSMEKAGRVEKFGIVSVGRETPSVLHYTSGTTGRPKGALHVHSSIIAQYISTKWVLDLQPDDIYWCTADPGWVTGTSYGIIGPWANGVTQVVLDAGFSAPKWYSFIEKYKVTVWYSAPTAIRLLMKDGFDVVKKNDLTSLRHLCSVGEPLNAEAVIWSEKAFGKPFYDTYWQTETGAIVITNFPGMKVKPGSMGRPFPGITAAIVNPKTFEPITNAGSVGLIALRPGWPSMMKDYWNNRETYENKFKNGWYICGDRASVDDDGYFWFVGRDDDVINTAGHLVGPFEIESALLEHKAVAESAAVGKPDAINMEVVKAFVALKPGYEAGSDLELEIMNFIRKKLSPLAMPQEIEFVESLPKTRSGKIMRRLLRSKEWGEEIGDTSTLEND; translated from the coding sequence ATGAGCAACATTGGTCCGTACGAGCAGAAATACAAGACTTTTGACTGGAATGCTGCATCTGAAGAATTCCAGTACGGTAAAGGCGGACTTTTCAACATTGGCTACTACTGCAGCGATCGAATCTGCGAGAAAGGGCTCGGGCAGAAGCTTGCCTTTCTTTGGGAAGGGTTCGATGGTCATGTCAGGAAGTTCACCTACGATGACATAAGGATCTGCAGCAACACTTTTGCCAAATTCCTGAAAGATATCGGTTTGAATGCCGGCGACAGAATTTGCATCTTCATGGACAGGATTCCCGAGCTCTATATTTCGTTCATAGGAATCCTCAAGATGGGCGGCATCGCCCAGCCCTTGTTCTCGGCGTTTGGAGACGAGGCTCTGCTCACCCGGCTTGATGATGCCAAGACAAAGGCGATCCTCACGACCAAAAGACATGCCGGAAAGGTAAGGAGAATAAGGAAACATCTCCCAGAGCTCGCCAACGTGTTAATTGTTGATGCAGATGATAAGGAGCCGGAAAAGGATGAAATCCATTTCTCCATGGAGAAGGCCGGGAGGGTCGAAAAGTTCGGCATCGTGAGCGTGGGCCGGGAAACGCCTTCAGTTCTCCATTACACATCCGGGACGACCGGCAGGCCAAAAGGAGCGCTGCACGTACACTCCTCTATCATCGCCCAATACATAAGCACAAAATGGGTGCTTGATCTTCAGCCGGATGATATCTATTGGTGCACTGCCGATCCGGGCTGGGTCACAGGTACGTCATACGGCATCATAGGCCCGTGGGCAAACGGCGTGACGCAGGTTGTTCTGGATGCGGGATTCAGCGCGCCGAAGTGGTACTCATTCATCGAGAAATACAAGGTGACAGTCTGGTATTCGGCGCCAACGGCAATTCGCCTTCTGATGAAAGACGGATTTGATGTTGTGAAGAAAAACGATCTTACGTCACTTCGTCATCTCTGCAGTGTTGGGGAACCCCTCAATGCTGAAGCGGTGATCTGGTCTGAGAAGGCGTTCGGCAAACCTTTCTACGACACTTACTGGCAGACGGAGACCGGTGCGATAGTGATTACAAATTTTCCGGGCATGAAGGTCAAGCCCGGATCAATGGGAAGGCCTTTTCCGGGGATAACGGCTGCCATCGTCAATCCCAAGACATTTGAACCGATAACGAATGCAGGCTCGGTCGGACTTATCGCGCTCAGACCGGGCTGGCCTTCAATGATGAAAGACTACTGGAACAACAGGGAAACATACGAGAACAAGTTCAAGAATGGCTGGTATATCTGCGGTGACCGGGCGAGTGTGGACGATGATGGATATTTCTGGTTCGTCGGCCGCGATGACGATGTCATCAACACGGCAGGTCATCTTGTCGGCCCCTTTGAGATCGAATCCGCACTGCTCGAGCACAAAGCAGTTGCCGAATCTGCCGCAGTTGGAAAGCCTGATGCGATAAACATGGAAGTAGTGAAGGCGTTCGTTGCACTCAAGCCGGGCTATGAGGCCGGCAGCGACCTGGAACTGGAAATTATGAACTTCATAAGGAAGAAACTGTCGCCGTTGGCAATGCCCCAGGAGATCGAGTTTGTAGAATCGCTGCCCAAGACAAGGAGCGGCAAGATCATGAGAAGACTCCTCCGCTCCAAGGAATGGGGCGAGGAGATTGGTGACACGTCAACACTGGAAAATGACTGA
- a CDS encoding substrate-binding domain-containing protein, producing the protein MKRIIAVCAVGGLVFASFSLVQAEKKQLEGSVSISGAWALYPMALKWAEEFQKANPKVKIDVQAGGAGKGIADVLAGMVDIGNVSRDVHPEEISRGALAIAVTRDGVVPMISENNPFLGELRKKGIKKEQFVAIWITGKLTTWGQVLGNNQKAAIHVYTRSDACGAADTWAGYLGKRQEDLSGVGVYGDPGLADAVKRDPLGIGYNNINFAYDAKTLKPVSGIVIVPIDLNGSGQVETAESFYATRDQITQAIVRNAYPYPPARDLYFVTKGKPAKKAVAEFIRWVLTDGQKYVPETGYIALNKEKLAQGLRKIR; encoded by the coding sequence ATGAAGAGAATCATCGCGGTATGCGCGGTTGGAGGATTGGTCTTTGCCAGCTTCTCTCTGGTGCAGGCAGAGAAGAAGCAGCTTGAGGGCAGTGTCAGCATTTCAGGGGCATGGGCACTCTATCCCATGGCTCTGAAGTGGGCCGAGGAATTCCAGAAGGCTAATCCGAAGGTGAAGATAGATGTCCAGGCCGGCGGGGCTGGAAAGGGGATTGCGGATGTTCTGGCAGGGATGGTTGATATCGGAAATGTCTCACGCGACGTTCACCCGGAGGAGATTAGCAGGGGAGCTCTGGCTATTGCCGTTACGAGAGATGGTGTTGTCCCCATGATCAGCGAGAACAACCCGTTCCTGGGCGAATTGCGAAAGAAGGGCATTAAGAAGGAACAATTTGTCGCCATCTGGATAACTGGCAAGCTCACGACCTGGGGTCAGGTCCTGGGAAACAACCAGAAGGCTGCCATCCACGTGTACACGCGTTCCGACGCCTGCGGCGCAGCAGATACCTGGGCGGGCTATCTTGGGAAAAGGCAGGAGGACCTTTCCGGCGTTGGAGTCTATGGCGACCCGGGCCTGGCCGATGCGGTCAAACGTGATCCTCTGGGAATCGGCTACAACAACATCAACTTCGCCTATGATGCCAAGACGTTGAAACCGGTGAGCGGGATAGTAATCGTGCCGATAGATCTTAACGGAAGCGGGCAAGTAGAAACGGCCGAGAGTTTCTACGCCACACGCGACCAGATCACTCAGGCCATCGTCAGGAATGCCTATCCATATCCTCCGGCCCGCGATCTCTATTTCGTGACCAAAGGAAAACCGGCAAAGAAAGCGGTGGCTGAATTCATAAGATGGGTTCTGACAGATGGGCAGAAATACGTTCCCGAGACCGGCTACATTGCTCTGAACAAGGAAAAACTGGCCCAAGGTCTGAGGAAAATAAGGTAG
- a CDS encoding alcohol dehydrogenase catalytic domain-containing protein, whose amino-acid sequence MKAVAKEKPSTDKPWERGLLLVERETPVVRKTNDVQLKVVAAGICGTDVGIYESKASIKNNMLMLSTPDVVLGHEFCGRITDAGPKARLHLADLVIRKAKQYKDIKRFTRSRTAAQIAGDKTFIEFLNQHFVSTAEMHLTCGVCTQCKLGQYHVCTNTVIRGLHGDGAFAGYIVLPAENLLIFRNGEIPEEIVAFMDAIGNATHTVQSLSGIKGKTVAVLGAGTIGLMSVAIAKGAGAKKVLVSDASHGANTHEKLENTRFRIARLLGASECFDVSLPEERELFHKVAKEQNSGTGVDVVLEMSGSYSAYEDAFKILRMGGEISLLGLTNGTTPFDFAKNVIFPGVTIHGVIGRRVWSTWDMMTDILKKGLARRFMRSGFITHQIRLEEFDRGFRAIANGDAIKVLLRP is encoded by the coding sequence ATGAAAGCAGTCGCAAAAGAAAAGCCTTCAACGGATAAACCGTGGGAACGCGGCCTGCTGCTTGTCGAAAGAGAAACCCCTGTTGTCCGGAAGACGAATGATGTGCAGTTAAAGGTTGTTGCTGCCGGCATATGCGGGACCGACGTCGGCATTTACGAGTCAAAGGCTTCGATAAAGAACAACATGCTGATGCTGTCAACCCCCGACGTCGTTCTCGGCCACGAATTCTGCGGAAGGATCACCGATGCGGGACCCAAGGCCAGACTGCATTTGGCTGACCTGGTGATCCGGAAGGCAAAGCAGTACAAAGATATCAAAAGGTTCACCCGGAGCCGGACGGCAGCGCAGATTGCAGGAGACAAGACTTTCATTGAATTCCTGAATCAGCACTTTGTCAGTACGGCAGAGATGCACCTTACTTGCGGAGTTTGCACGCAATGTAAGCTGGGACAATATCATGTCTGCACGAATACCGTAATTCGGGGACTGCATGGTGACGGTGCCTTTGCCGGGTATATCGTGCTCCCTGCTGAGAATCTCTTGATCTTCAGGAATGGAGAGATACCGGAAGAGATTGTGGCTTTCATGGATGCAATCGGCAATGCAACGCACACGGTACAATCTCTGTCGGGAATCAAGGGGAAGACAGTTGCAGTACTGGGCGCCGGTACCATCGGATTGATGTCTGTGGCAATTGCGAAAGGGGCGGGCGCGAAGAAAGTTCTTGTCAGCGATGCATCCCACGGAGCTAACACACACGAGAAGCTGGAGAACACGCGTTTCAGAATCGCGCGGCTCCTGGGAGCAAGCGAGTGTTTCGACGTGTCGCTTCCTGAAGAGAGAGAGCTGTTTCACAAGGTTGCGAAAGAGCAAAACTCTGGCACTGGCGTTGATGTTGTTCTGGAAATGTCCGGCAGTTACAGCGCCTACGAGGATGCTTTCAAGATTCTCCGCATGGGCGGGGAGATTTCCCTGCTCGGACTGACAAACGGAACAACGCCTTTTGATTTTGCGAAAAACGTCATCTTCCCAGGTGTCACCATCCATGGTGTAATCGGGAGGCGCGTCTGGTCGACTTGGGATATGATGACGGATATTCTGAAAAAGGGCCTGGCACGGCGGTTCATGAGATCCGGTTTTATCACTCATCAGATCCGCCTTGAGGAATTCGACAGAGGTTTTCGGGCTATCGCAAACGGGGACGCCATCAAAGTCCTGCTGAGACCCTGA
- the kbl gene encoding glycine C-acetyltransferase codes for MAYSDKAKSFYGSELSTIRGGGLYKEERYIESPQDANIRVEYPLGAPVKEVTNFCANNYLGLSSHPEVVEAAHKGLDARGYGMSSVRFICGTQDIHRELEDKLTQFLGTEDTVLFPSCMEANAGLFEVVLSQDDAMISDRLVHASIVDGMRLCKAQLYNYKHSNMAHLEEKLQETQGCRFRMVITDGVFSMDGDVAKLDEICDLADRYDAMVMVDDSHATGFLGKNGRGTHEHCGTVGKIDAITTTLGKALGGAAGGCVSGRREIVELCRQRARPYLFSNTVPPVVVAASIRVVELISKSTERRDKLEANTKYFREKMSKAGFDIREGVHPIVPIMLYNAKLAQDMARDLYEEGIYVIGFSFPVVPQGQARIRVQISAVHEKEHLDKAIAAFTKIGAKYNILGKKKDEIIAAFGL; via the coding sequence ATGGCATACAGCGACAAAGCAAAATCGTTCTACGGCAGTGAACTGTCGACCATAAGGGGCGGCGGGCTGTACAAGGAGGAGAGGTACATCGAGTCACCGCAGGATGCAAACATAAGAGTCGAGTACCCGCTGGGAGCCCCGGTCAAGGAAGTAACAAACTTCTGTGCGAACAATTACCTCGGCCTGTCAAGCCATCCCGAAGTAGTTGAAGCCGCGCACAAGGGACTCGATGCGAGAGGCTACGGCATGTCCTCTGTTCGATTCATCTGCGGCACACAGGACATTCACAGGGAACTTGAGGACAAACTGACTCAGTTCCTTGGCACCGAGGACACAGTGCTTTTTCCGTCGTGCATGGAGGCAAATGCGGGGCTCTTTGAGGTCGTCCTGTCTCAAGACGACGCCATGATCTCCGACCGGCTTGTCCATGCATCAATTGTCGATGGAATGAGACTCTGCAAGGCCCAGCTCTACAATTACAAACACTCAAACATGGCACATCTTGAGGAGAAACTCCAGGAGACCCAGGGATGCCGTTTTCGAATGGTTATTACCGACGGCGTCTTTTCGATGGATGGCGATGTCGCGAAGCTCGATGAAATCTGCGACCTGGCCGATAGGTACGATGCAATGGTGATGGTCGATGACTCTCACGCTACCGGGTTTCTCGGGAAAAACGGCAGAGGAACGCATGAGCACTGCGGGACCGTGGGAAAAATTGATGCAATCACGACTACGCTTGGCAAAGCTCTCGGCGGCGCAGCCGGCGGCTGTGTGAGCGGCCGCAGGGAGATCGTCGAGCTGTGCCGTCAACGTGCACGGCCGTATCTTTTCTCAAATACTGTGCCGCCAGTGGTCGTCGCGGCGTCAATCAGAGTCGTTGAACTGATCTCGAAGTCAACAGAGCGGCGTGACAAACTTGAGGCAAATACCAAGTACTTCCGGGAGAAGATGTCCAAGGCGGGATTTGATATCAGGGAAGGTGTTCATCCGATCGTGCCGATAATGCTGTACAATGCGAAACTCGCCCAGGACATGGCGCGTGATCTTTATGAGGAAGGGATATATGTCATCGGCTTCTCCTTCCCGGTGGTTCCCCAGGGACAGGCAAGAATAAGAGTTCAGATTTCTGCCGTTCACGAAAAGGAGCATCTCGACAAGGCCATCGCAGCGTTCACGAAGATCGGCGCAAAGTACAATATCCTCGGAAAGAAGAAAGACGAAATCATCGCAGCGTTTGGTCTCTAA
- a CDS encoding acyl carrier protein — MAEDLKKLIIDYVKKEYLDEDSDEEVNENTKLISSGIVDSFSMVSLKTFLEKKFQVKIPDEKATPQAFDSVNNILNLLKEFGRS; from the coding sequence ATGGCTGAAGATTTGAAGAAACTGATAATTGACTATGTGAAGAAAGAGTATCTTGACGAAGATTCCGATGAGGAAGTGAACGAGAATACCAAACTTATATCCAGCGGCATTGTGGATTCGTTCTCAATGGTGTCGTTGAAGACATTTCTGGAAAAGAAATTCCAGGTCAAGATCCCGGATGAGAAGGCAACACCTCAGGCATTTGATTCGGTCAACAACATCCTCAACCTCTTGAAAGAATTCGGAAGATCCTGA